A portion of the Streptococcus dysgalactiae subsp. dysgalactiae genome contains these proteins:
- a CDS encoding protein rep, which translates to MTENLNQEEVLQDKNSRGKDRNWRGRKLMSLKLAGIFDELGYKKALIERVQSCGDVLRFIRHEDRSLKLYQAYFCKNKLCPMCNWRRSMKYSYQTSRIVDEAIKQEPKGRFLFLTLTVKNVPGSELNRTLTSLTKSFDRLFKRAKVQKNLIGYLRSVEVTHNEKDNNYHPHIHVLLMVRPSYFQSKKDYITQKEWGEMWSQSLKVDYIPMVDIRSVKEKGKSLKGAILETAKYPTKPIKLDIENKQVVDDLYNGLYKKRQLGYGGIFKTIKKQLALDDAENGDLIHTSNDGSDLSEGIKIVAIWNASKQNYYLK; encoded by the coding sequence ATGACAGAAAATCTAAATCAAGAGGAAGTCTTACAAGATAAAAATAGCAGAGGTAAGGACAGAAACTGGCGAGGTCGGAAACTTATGAGCCTGAAATTGGCTGGTATTTTTGATGAGTTAGGTTACAAAAAAGCATTGATTGAACGTGTTCAATCATGCGGAGATGTTTTGCGTTTTATTCGTCATGAAGATAGGTCTTTAAAATTGTATCAAGCTTATTTCTGCAAGAATAAGCTTTGTCCAATGTGCAACTGGAGACGTTCTATGAAGTATTCTTATCAAACCTCGAGAATTGTTGATGAAGCCATTAAGCAGGAACCTAAAGGACGATTCCTTTTTTTGACCTTGACTGTTAAAAATGTCCCTGGAAGTGAATTGAACAGGACATTAACGTCCTTGACAAAATCCTTCGATAGACTGTTTAAGCGAGCTAAGGTACAAAAGAATTTGATCGGCTATCTTCGTTCTGTTGAGGTAACACATAACGAAAAAGATAATAACTATCACCCTCATATCCATGTTTTATTAATGGTTAGACCGAGTTATTTTCAGTCAAAAAAAGACTATATTACTCAAAAAGAGTGGGGTGAAATGTGGTCTCAATCTCTTAAGGTTGATTATATTCCGATGGTCGATATTCGTTCTGTGAAAGAAAAAGGTAAAAGCTTAAAAGGAGCCATTCTAGAAACCGCTAAGTATCCTACAAAGCCAATAAAATTAGATATTGAGAATAAACAAGTCGTTGATGATTTATATAATGGATTGTATAAAAAAAGACAGCTTGGCTATGGCGGAATTTTTAAAACCATCAAAAAGCAATTAGCATTAGATGATGCTGAAAACGGAGATTTGATTCATACTTCCAATGACGGCAGTGACTTGTCGGAAGGTATAAAAATAGTTGCCATTTGGAATGCTTCAAAGCAAAACTATTACTTGAAGTAG
- a CDS encoding type II toxin-antitoxin system HicB family antitoxin: protein MLISYPAIFHKGNQGYWVEFPEFGGGTQGTSLEDAITNAQEMLEGIVISYANNNMILPNPSQLDDTAIADGFLKTIFVVL from the coding sequence ATGCTTATTTCATATCCTGCTATTTTTCACAAAGGCAATCAAGGTTATTGGGTGGAGTTTCCTGAATTTGGAGGAGGAACTCAAGGAACATCTCTCGAAGACGCTATAACTAACGCTCAAGAAATGTTAGAAGGTATCGTAATATCCTACGCTAATAACAATATGATTTTACCTAATCCTAGTCAGCTAGATGATACTGCAATCGCTGACGGCTTCTTAAAAACGATATTCGTTGTTCTATAA